In Vigna angularis cultivar LongXiaoDou No.4 chromosome 8, ASM1680809v1, whole genome shotgun sequence, one DNA window encodes the following:
- the LOC108321240 gene encoding receptor-like protein EIX2 codes for MNILKVIMFMFVLSVVLQAAYGQHHIRCIPKERDALLQFKAAIVDDFGMLSSWTTPDCCQWEGIRCTNLTAHIISIHLPGQYHYPYLSLSGIYKVSRRYISGEIHKSLMELRHLQYVNLSLNDFTDTNIPEFLGSLTNLRYLDLSSCHFGGQIPSQISSLSHLKYLNVARNYYLEGSIPPQLGNLSRLQYLDLSRNSFEGYIPSQLGNLSNLHKLYLGGYDSALKIVSSDQWLSNLNSLTHLSFNSISNFYSSPSYLRTIAKLPKLRELNLIDCGLSYHFLLSFNPSNFNFSTSLSVLYLSGNSFTQPMIFQWLSNPTSNLVELDLNGNLLKGSTSNHFGLAMNSLEHLDLSYNVFKGEDLKSFMNICTLCSLYMFENNMTEDLSSILHNLSSGCVRYSLQQLCLRNNQIRGSVPDLSAFSNLKKLDLSYNLLSGKIPEGTRLPSHLEQLLIVSNSLEGGVPKSFGSTCTLELLHLSFNKLSEDLTVIFNHLSGCSRYSLREIYLGQNKVNGTLPDFSIFAKLETLDLSINQISGTLPNTLKLLPSLKRLYLDNNKLNGTISEDLRFPSELEELSLMSNSLKGVLTDSHFYNMTKLKILVLSNNSLTLEFSQNWTLPFQLHHIELRSCKLGSLFPKWLEKQNEFGYLDISNNGISGTVPKWFWTKFRLSNWRDFDISSNNLQGTIPNLPIENHYYSLWLNLASNQFEGPVPSFLRGSVILDLSNNKFSNSFSFLCSSGVAESLYQLDLSNNMFSGQIPDSWTHFKSLTNLNMSQNKFIGDIPSSMGSLLELQVLLLRSNNLTDKIPSILKN; via the coding sequence ATGAATATTCTCAAAGTGattatgtttatgtttgtgCTGAGTGTGGTGTTGCAGGCTGCTTATGGACAACACCACATCCGATGCATTCCAAAGGAGAGGGATGCACTCCTTCAATTCAAGGCTGCCATTGTTGATGACTTCGGCATGCTCTCATCTTGGACCACTCCCGACTGTTGCCAATGGGAGGGGATTCGCTGCACCAACCTCACCGCTCATATTATAAGCATCCACCTTCCTGGACAGTATCATTATCCATATCTTTCTCTTTCTGGTATTTATAAAGTCTCTCGGCGTTACATCAGTGGAGAGATCCACAAGTCGTTAATGGAGTTGCGACACTTACAGTATGTGAACCTCAGTTTAAATGATTTTACAGACACTAATATTCCAGAGTTTCTTGGCTCTCTTACCAACTTGAGATATCTTGATCTCTCTTCATGTCATTTTGGCGGACAAATTCCAAGTCAGATAAGTTCTCTTTctcatttgaaatatttgaatgTTGCAAGAAATTATTATTTGGAGGGTTCAATCCCTCCTCAACTTGGAAATCTCTCTCGACTGCAGTATCTTGATCTCAGTCGCAATTCTTTTGAAGGATACATTCCTTCCCAACTAGGAAACCTTTCAAATTTGCATAAACTCTATCTTGGAGGATACGATAGTGCTCTCAAAATTGTCAGTAGTGATCAATGGTTATCTAATCTTAATTCTTTAACCCATCTTTCCTTCAATTCCATATCTAATTTTTACAGTTCTCCTAGCTACCTTCGAACCATTGCCAAGCTACCAAAATTAAGAGaacttaatttaattgattgtgGCCTTTCCTATCATTTCCTTCTTTCATTCAACCCTTCCAACTTCAATTTTTCTACTTCCCTTTCTGTCCTTTATCTTTCTGGAAACTCCTTCACACAACCGATGATATTCCAGTGGCTGTCAAACCCCACTTCCAACCTTGTTGAGCTTGACCTTAATGGTAACCTCTTGAAGGGTTCGACATCAAATCATTTTGGCTTGGCCATGAATTCGCTTGAGCACCTTGACCTCTCCTATAATGTGTTCAAGGGTGAAGATTTGAAATCATTCATGAATATATGCACCCTATGTTCATTATACATGTTTGAAAACAATATGACCGAAGACCTTTCGTCAATTCTTCATAATTTGTCTAGTGGTTGTGTTAGATACTCATTACAACAATTGTGTTTGAGAAACAATCAAATCAGAGGCTCTGTACCTGACCTTTCagcattttcaaatttaaaaaagttggaTCTTTCTTATAATCTATTGAGTGGGAAGATACCTGAAGGCACTAGATTGCCATCTCATTTGGAGCAGTTGTTAATTGTGTCCAACTCTTTAGAAGGTGGTGTTCCAAAATCATTTGGGAGCACATGTACTTTGGAGTTATTGCATTTATCTTTCAACAAGTTGAGTGAAGATCTCACAGTGATATTTAATCATTTGTCTGGATGTTCTAGATACTCATTACGAGAAATATATCTTGGTCAAAATAAAGTCAATGGCACATTACCTGATTTCTCAATATTTGCAAAGTTGGAAACATTGGATCTCAGTATCAATCAAATTAGCGGTACTTTGCCTAACACCCTCAAATTGTTGCCATCATTAAAAAGATTGTACCTTGATAATAACAAGCTAAATGGGACAATTTCTGAAGATCTTCGATTTCCATCGGAACTTGAGGAATTATCCTTGATGTCAAACTCTTTGAAAGGTGTGTTAACTGActctcatttttataatatgacaAAGTTAAAGATATTGGTATTGTCAAATAACTCATTGACGTTAGAATTTAGTCAAAATTGGACTCTGCCTTTTCAATTGCATCATATTGAATTGAGGTCATGCAAGCTTGGTTCATTATTTCCCAAATGGTTAGAAAAACAAAACGAATTTGGATACCTTGACATTTCAAATAATGGAATATCAGGTACTGTTCCAAAATGGTTTTGGACCAAATTTCGATTGTCAAATTGGAGGGATTTTGATATTTCATCCAATAATTTACAAGGTACAATTCCAAATTTGCCAATAGAGAATCATTATTATTCTCTTTGGCTTAATCTTGCATCAAATCAATTTGAAGGTCCTGTTCCGTCATTTTTACGAGGCTCAGTGATTCTTGATCtatcaaacaataaattctcaaattctttttcgtttttatGCTCTAGTGGTGTAGCTGAATCATTATACCAATTAGACCTATCAAATAATATGTTTTCTGGACAAATTCCAGACTCTTGGACCCATTTCAAATCATTGACTAACTTAAATATGAGTCAGAACAAATTTATAGGAGATATTCCCTCTTCAATGGGATCACTCCTTGAACTTCAAGTTTTGTTATTGAGAAGCAATAACTTAACCGATAAAATCCCTTCCATCTTGAAAAATTGA